The following are encoded together in the Labrus mixtus chromosome 2, fLabMix1.1, whole genome shotgun sequence genome:
- the xpo1a gene encoding exportin-1, with translation MPAEMTMLADHPARQLLDFSQKLDINLLDNVVNSMYHDIGSQQRVAQEVLTNLKDHPDAWTRVDTILEFSQNMKTKYYALQILETVIKTRWKILPRNQCEGIKKYVVGLIIKTSSDPANMEKEGVYISKLNMILVQILKQEWPKHWPTFISDIVGASRTSESLCQNNMIILKLLSEEVFDFSSGQMTQVKAKHLKDSMCNEFSQIFQLCQFVMENSQNAPLVHATLETLLRFLNWIPLGYIFETKLISTLVYKFLNVPMFRNVTLKCLTEIAGVSVNQYEEQFVNLFTLTMGQLKQMLPLNTNIRLAYANGKDDEQNFIQNLSLFLCTFLKEHGQLIEKRPNMRESLMEALHYMLLVSEVEETEIFKICLEYWNHLAAELYRESPFSTSSTPLLSDVPPRRHLYLPVLSQVRLLMVSRMAKPEEVLVVENDQGEVVREFMKDTDAINLYKNMRETLVYLTHLDYADTERIMTEKLHNQVNGTEWSWRNLNMLCWAIGSISGAMHEEDEKRFLVTVIKDLLGLCEQKRGKDNKAIIASNIMYIVGQYPRFLRAHWKFLKTVVNKLFEFMHETHDGVQDMACDTFIKIAQKCRRHFVQVQVGEVMPFIDEILNNINTIICDLQPQQVHTFYEAVGYMIGAQTDQAVQELLIEKYMLLPNQVWDSIIQQATKNVDILKDAETVRQLGSILKTNVRACKAVGHPFVVQLGRIYLDMLNVYKCLSENISSAVQTNGEMVTKQPLIRSMRTVKRETLKLISGWVSRSNDPQMVGENFVPPLLEAVLIDYQRNVPAAREPEVLSTMATIVNKLGVHITGEIPKIFDAVFECTLNMINKDFEEFPEHRTHFFYLLQAATSQCFPAFLSIAPAQFKLILDSIIWAFKHTMRNVADTGLQILYTLLQNVSGEEAAAQSFYQTYFCDILQHIFSVVTDTSHTAGLTMHATILAYMFNLVEEGKVSVALSATNSANNQAHVQEYIANLLKTAFPHLQDAQVKVFVTGLFSLNQDIPAFKEHLRDFLVQIKEFAGEDTTDLFLEERETSLRQAQEEKHKLQMSVPGILNPHELPEEMCD, from the exons TATTATGCACTTCAGATTCTGGAAACGGTCATCAAAACACGGTGGAAGATTCTCCCCAGAAATCAGTGTGAAG GCATCAAGAAATATGTTGTTGGTTTGATCATTAAGACTTCCTCCGATCCTGCAAACATGGAG AAAGAGGGAGTGTACATTTCCAAACTCAACATGATCCTCGTACAg ATCCTGAAGCAGGAGTGGCCCAAACACTGGCCCACCTTCATCAGCGACATTGTAGGAGCAAGTCGGACGAGTGAGAGCCTTTGCCAGAACAACATGATCATCCTCAAACTGCTCAGTGAGGAGGtttttgacttctccagtggACAGATGACCCAGGTGAAGGCTAAGCACCTCAAAGACAG CATGTGCAACGAGTTCTCCCAAATATTCCAGCTGTGCCAGTTTGTGATG GAAAACTCCCAGAATGCCCCTCTGGTCCACGCCACTCTGGAGACTCTCCTCAGATTCCTGAATTGGATTCCTCTTGGCTACATCTTTGAGACCAAGCTCATCAGTACTCTCGTCTACAAG ttCTTGAATGTGCCCATGTTTCGCAATGTGACGCTGAAATGTTTGACGGAAATTGCCGGAGTGAGCGTCAACCAATACGAGGAGCAGTTTGTCAACCTGTTTACTCTCACCATGGGCCAGCTCAAACag ATGCTGCCTTTGAACACTAACATCAGACTGGCCTACGCCAACGGGAAGGATGACGAGCAGAACTTCATTCAGAACCTCAGCCTTTTTCTCTGCACGTTCCTCAAAGAACACGGCCAGCTCATCGAGAAGAGACCCAACATGCGAGAATCTCTTATGGAG GCCCTGCATTACATGTTGCTGGTGTCAGAGGTGGAGGAGACGGAGATCTTCAAGATCTGTCTGGAGTACTGGAACCACCTGGCAGCAGAGCTCTACAGGGAGAGTCCTTTCTCCACCTCCAGCACCCCGCTGCTGTCAGACGTTCCTCCACGCAGACACCTCTACCTGCCTGTACTCTCACAG GTGCGGTTGCTAATGGTGAGCCGCATGGCCAAACCAGAGGAAGTGCTGGTTGTGGAGAATGACCAGGGTGAAGTGGTCAGAGAGTTCATGAAAGACACAGATGCCATcaatctttataaaaacatgaggGAGACTCTGG tgtATCTGACCCATTTGGACTATGCTGACACTGAAcgcatcatgacagagaaacTCCACAACCAGGTGAACGGCACCGAATGGTCGTGGAGGAATCTGAACATGCTCTGCTGGGCCATCGGCTCCATCAGTGGGGCGATGCACGAGGAGGACGAGAAGAGGTTCCTGGTCACTGTCATCAAG GACCTGCTTGGATTGTGTGAGCAGAAAAGAGGGAAGGACAATAAGGCCATCATAGCATCCAACATCATGTACATTGTGGGGCAGTATCCTCGATTCCTCCGAGCCCACTGGAAGTTTCTGAAGACTGTCGTCAACAAGCTGTTTGAGTTCATGCACg AGACCCATGACGGTGTGCAGGACATGGCTTGTGACACCTTCATCAAGATTGCACAGAAGTGCCGTCGCCATTTTGTCCAGGTTCAGGTGGGTGAGGTGATGCCCTTCATCGACGAGATCCTCAACAACATAAACACCATCATCTGCGACCTGCAGCCACAGCAG GTCCACACGTTTTACGAGGCTGTTGGCTACATGATCGGAGCTCAGACCGACCAGGCAGTCCAGGAGCTCCTAATAGAGAAGTACATGTTGTTGCCCAACCAGGTGTGGGACAGCATCATCCAGCAGGCCACCAAG AATGTGGACATCCTGAAGGACGCAGAGACGGTGCGTCAGCTGGGCAGCATCCTGAAGACAAACGTCAGAGCTTGTAAAGCTGTTGGTCATCCCTTTGTTGTCCAGTTGGGAAGGATCTACCTGGACATGCTCAATGTATACAAGTGCCTGAGTGAAAACATCTCCTCAGCTGTCCAGACAAACG GAGAGATGGTGACCAAACAGCCTCTGATCAGAAGTATGAGGACAGTGAAGAGGGAGACACTGAAGCTGATCTCCGGCTGGGTCAGTCGCTCCAACGACCCTCAGATG GTGGGAGAGAACTTTGTGCCCCCCCTGCTGGAAGCAGTGCTCATAGACTACCAGAGGAACGTCCCTGCTGCCAGAGAGCCTGAGGTCCTCAGTACCATGGCAACCATCGTCAACAAGCTGGGGGTCCACATTACCGGAGAAATCCCAAAGATCTTTGATGCTGTCTTTGAGTGCACTTTGAACATGATTAACAAG GACTTTGAAGAATTCCCAGAACACAGAACACATTTCTTCTACCTCCTACAAGCCGCCACCTCCCAGTGCTTCCCAGCCTTCCTGTCCATCGCCCCGGCCCAGTTCAAACTGATCCTGGACTCCATTATTTGGGCCTTCAAGCACACCATGAGGAATGTGGCCGACACAG GTCTACAGATCCTTTACACTCTCCTGCAGAACGTGTCtggagaggaagcagcagcacagagcttCTATCAGACGTACTTCTGTGACATCCTGCAGCACATCTTCTCTGTGGTCACGGACACCTCTCACACTGCAG GTCTGACCATGCATGCCACCATCTTGGCCTACATGTTCAACCtggtggaggaggggaaggtCAGCGTCGCTCTGAGTGCCACCAATTCTGCAAACAACCAAGCGCATGTCCAGGAGTACATCGCCAACCTGCTGAAGACAGCCTTCCCTCACCTGCAAGA TGCCCAGGTGAAGGTGTTTGTAACGGGGCTGTTCAGCCTGAATCAGGACATCCCGGCCTTCAAGGAGCACCTGAGGGACTTCCTTGTGCAGATCAAG GAGTTTGCTGGTGAGGACACAACAGACCTGttcctggaggagagagagacatcccTGCGCCAAGCccaggaagagaaacacaagcTCCAGATGTCAGTGCCTGGCATCCTCAACCCTCACGAGTTGCCGGAGGAGATGTGCGACTga